The following are encoded together in the Bubalus bubalis isolate 160015118507 breed Murrah chromosome 14, NDDB_SH_1, whole genome shotgun sequence genome:
- the LOC102391237 gene encoding eppin yields the protein MESSALLSILVLSLLLVNVQGPALTDWFFPQRCPRIQGNCEFKERDECSKNRKCPKHEKCCFFSCGRKCLNLQQDICSMPKEAGPCMALFHRWWYDKTNNTCSSFIYGGCRGNNNNFQSQAVCQSACSAKGSNS from the exons atggagtctTCTGCTCTTTTGAGCATCTTGGTGCTATCCCTCCTTCTAGTGAATGTCCAGGGACCTGCTTTGACTGATTGGTTCTTTCCCC AGAGATGCCCCAGAATCCAGGGTAATTGTGAATTCAAAGAAAGGGATGAATGTTCGAAGAACAGAAAGTGCCCGAAGCATGAGAAGTGTTGCTTCTTCAGCTGCGGAAGAAAATGCTTAAACCTCCAACAAG ACATATGCAGTATGCCCAAAGAAGCTGGCCCCTGCATGGCTCTTTTCCATCGTTGGTGGTATGATAAGACAAATAATACTTGCTCCAGCTTCATCTATGGTGGTTGTAGAGGAAACAATAACAACTTCCAATCCCAAGCCGTGTGCCAGAGTGCCTGCTCTGCAAAGG GCTCTAATTCCTGA
- the WFDC6 gene encoding WAP four-disulfide core domain protein 6, producing MGFLGVLPILILFILLRGVQEPGLVEAFFLSKYQSKYQGKNFPPLVMVSWPWEGRAPAPSRFQVSISFCPSGHCPRNRVRCEIQERDLCTNSRDCPKKMKCCQFSCGKKCLDIDKGNSPIPWVI from the exons ATGGGGTTCCTCGGAGTTTTGCCAATCCTGATACTATTCATTCTCTTGAGGGGTGTCCAGGAACCTGGGCTGGTGGAGGCATTCTTTCTAAGTAAGTATCAAAGTAAGTATCAAGGCAAGAA CTTCCCTCCTTTGGTGATGGTGTCCTGGCCCTGGGAAGGGAGGGCTCCAGCCCCTTCAAGGTTCCAGGTGAGTATATCCTTTTGTCCCTCAGGGCATTGTCCCCGAAACAGGGTAAGATGTGAAATACAAGAAAGAGACCTATGTACGAACAGCAGAGATTGCCCAAAGAAGATGAAATGTTGCCAGTTTAGCTGTGGAAAGAAATGTTTAGATATCGACAAAGGTAACTCACCAATCCCCTGGGTTATCTGA
- the WFDC8 gene encoding WAP four-disulfide core domain protein 8 has protein sequence MLAPLWLVPNPCPLLFPFHRHLPLHSSTFSWRNVALLLLLSLSLEQTSASPSYRVKMKPGKCPQERITCSSKAPDLCKTDFNCDEYLKCCSFACGKKCMDPYEEPCLLPLDQGHCKNTVMQWYFNTKERVCKPFLYGGCLGNANNFSKKEDCMRACSSAVKDGQCPLFPFKNRMECSASCKSDYDCPLNEKCCESMCGFDCAMAWTVKAGFCPNKPPICSTIDRPRCLQDNDCPLTTKCCSRCGLKCLESLK, from the exons ATGCTTGCGCCTCTCTGGCTTGTGCCTAatccctgccctcttctcttccccttccACAGGCATCTTCCTCTCCACAGCTCCACCTTCTCCTGGAGAAATGTTGCCCTCCTGctgcttctctccctctctttggaGCAGACATCTGCCTCGCCAAGCTACAGAGTCAAAA TGAAGCCAGGAAAGTGCCCCCAGGAAAGGATCACCTGTAGTTCTAAAGCCCCAGACTTATGCAAAACAGATTTCAATTGCGATGAATACCTCAAGTGCTGCTCTTTCGCCTGTGGGAAGAAGTGCATGGATCCGTATGAAG AACCCTGCTTGTTACCCTTAGACCAAGGACACTGCAAGAATACAGTCATGCAGTGGTATTTTAACACCAAAGAACGTGTATGCAAACCCTTTTTATATGGAGGCTGCCTTGGGAATGCCAACAACTTCTCCAAGAAGGAAGACTGCATGAGGGCTTGCTCATCAGCTG TCAAGGATGGACAGTGCCCACTCTTCCCTTTTAAGAACCGTATGGAGTGTTCAGCTTCGTGTAAGAGTGACTACGATTGCCccttaaatgaaaaatgttgcGAATCCATGTGTGGCTTTGACTGTGCCATGGCCTGGACAG TCAAAGCAGGTTTTTGCCCAAACAAGCCGCCAATATGTTCCACGATTGATAGACCCAGGTGCCTGCAGGATAATGATTGCCCATTGACAACGAAATGCTGTTCACGCTGTGGACTAAAGTGCCTGGAATCCCTGAAATGA